In Leisingera sp. NJS204, the following are encoded in one genomic region:
- a CDS encoding Trm112 family protein: MTETQAPAFDRRMLEALVCPLTQAVLEYDAQAQELISRAANLAFPIRNGIPVMLVDEARALD; this comes from the coding sequence ATGACCGAGACACAGGCGCCTGCCTTTGACCGCCGGATGCTGGAAGCGCTCGTCTGCCCGCTGACCCAGGCGGTGCTGGAATATGATGCCCAGGCGCAAGAACTGATTTCGCGTGCTGCCAACCTTGCCTTTCCGATCCGCAATGGCATCCCGGTGATGCTGGTGGACGAGGCGCGCGCGCTGGACTGA
- a CDS encoding L,D-transpeptidase family protein, whose translation MTSPADLVLTPRGVRFLGRVLPCTIGKGGLSRNKREGDGATPIGVHRIAGMYYRPDRLYRPASWAKPIGPRDLWSDDSGDANYNHHVRAPYPFSHERLRRSDPLYDLVLITDWNWPTAIPGSGSAIFLHQWRGPGYPTEGCIAFSRADLHWLADRVQPGSRVIVPPLART comes from the coding sequence GTGACATCACCCGCCGATCTGGTCCTGACCCCCCGCGGCGTGCGGTTTCTGGGTCGGGTGCTGCCGTGCACAATCGGCAAAGGCGGGCTGTCCCGGAACAAACGCGAAGGGGATGGCGCGACTCCCATTGGCGTGCATCGCATTGCAGGCATGTATTACCGCCCCGACAGGCTGTACCGCCCTGCCTCCTGGGCCAAGCCTATTGGTCCGCGGGACCTATGGTCGGATGATTCAGGAGATGCAAATTACAACCACCATGTGCGGGCGCCTTATCCGTTCAGTCACGAACGACTGCGGCGCAGCGATCCGCTCTATGATCTGGTTTTGATCACCGATTGGAACTGGCCAACCGCAATTCCGGGAAGCGGTTCCGCAATCTTCCTTCATCAATGGCGCGGCCCTGGATACCCCACTGAAGGCTGCATCGCTTTCTCGCGCGCGGATCTCCATTGGCTTGCTGACCGGGTTCAGCCTGGATCCCGGGTTATCGTCCCGCCTCTGGCACGCACCTGA
- a CDS encoding YggS family pyridoxal phosphate-dependent enzyme, with translation MPLEEIRSRVAKAEKQAGRMPGSVQLIAVSKVQPDERVEAVLQEGHRCFGENKVQEAAGKWPGFVEQFDGIDLHLIGPLQTNKTRQAMELFESIHSVDRPKLANTLARLAQELGKCPELFIQVNTGEEEQKAGVLPSDADAFIAECRQLDLPLKGLMCIPPVEEEASLHFALLAKIAERNGLNGLSMGMSGDFEKAIALGATHVRVGSAIFGARTY, from the coding sequence ATGCCGCTTGAAGAGATCAGATCCCGAGTTGCCAAAGCTGAGAAGCAGGCCGGCCGTATGCCGGGCAGTGTGCAGCTGATTGCGGTTTCCAAAGTGCAGCCGGACGAGCGGGTCGAGGCGGTGCTGCAGGAAGGCCATCGCTGTTTCGGTGAAAACAAGGTGCAGGAAGCGGCTGGAAAATGGCCCGGGTTCGTCGAGCAATTTGACGGTATCGATTTGCATTTGATCGGCCCGCTGCAGACCAACAAAACCCGCCAGGCGATGGAGCTGTTTGAGAGCATCCACTCAGTCGACCGGCCCAAACTGGCCAATACGCTGGCCAGGCTGGCGCAGGAGTTGGGCAAATGCCCCGAATTGTTCATTCAAGTGAATACCGGCGAGGAGGAGCAAAAAGCAGGCGTGTTGCCGTCCGATGCAGATGCTTTCATCGCAGAGTGCCGCCAGCTTGATCTGCCTCTAAAGGGGCTGATGTGCATCCCGCCGGTGGAAGAAGAGGCTAGCTTGCATTTCGCGCTGCTGGCAAAGATTGCTGAGCGCAACGGGTTGAATGGCTTGTCGATGGGAATGAGCGGCGATTTCGAGAAAGCCATAGCCCTTGGCGCCACCCATGTTCGCGTCGGTTCTGCCATTTTCGGCGCCCGCACCTATTGA
- a CDS encoding exodeoxyribonuclease III: MPFTLATWNINSVRLREPIVQKLLQEEGPDVLCLQECKSPVDKIPLEGFAALGYSHMVARGQKGYNGVAILSRLPIEDAGDQDFASLGHARHVAGRLENGVVIHNFYVPAGGDVPDREKNEKFGQKLDYLTEMRDWFQADKPEKSILVGDLNIAPREDDVWDHKKLLKVVSHTPIEVEHFADVMDAGGWSDVTRNDIPDGRLYSWWSYRAKDWDAADKGRRLDHVWATPDIKNAAHSSRILRDARGWEKPSDHAPVFATFDL; this comes from the coding sequence ATGCCATTTACTCTTGCCACCTGGAATATCAACTCGGTCCGCCTGCGCGAACCGATTGTGCAGAAACTGTTGCAGGAGGAGGGGCCGGATGTGCTTTGCCTGCAAGAGTGCAAAAGCCCGGTGGACAAGATTCCGTTGGAAGGCTTTGCAGCCCTGGGCTACAGCCACATGGTTGCGCGCGGCCAGAAAGGCTACAACGGGGTGGCGATCCTGTCGCGCTTGCCGATTGAGGATGCAGGGGATCAGGATTTTGCCAGCCTTGGCCATGCCCGCCATGTGGCCGGACGGCTGGAAAACGGGGTGGTGATCCACAACTTCTATGTCCCGGCGGGCGGCGATGTGCCGGACCGGGAAAAGAACGAGAAATTCGGCCAGAAGCTCGATTACCTCACGGAGATGCGCGACTGGTTCCAGGCCGATAAACCGGAAAAATCCATCCTGGTCGGGGATCTTAATATCGCCCCGCGCGAGGATGATGTCTGGGACCACAAAAAGCTGTTGAAGGTTGTCAGCCATACGCCCATTGAGGTGGAGCATTTCGCAGACGTGATGGACGCGGGCGGATGGTCCGATGTGACCCGGAACGATATCCCTGACGGCCGCCTGTACAGCTGGTGGAGCTACCGGGCCAAGGATTGGGATGCCGCCGACAAAGGGCGCCGTCTCGACCACGTCTGGGCGACGCCGGACATTAAAAACGCGGCCCATTCCAGCCGGATCCTGCGGGATGCCCGCGGCTGGGAGAAGCCCAGCGACCATGCGCCGGTATTTGCAACCTTTGATCTGTGA
- a CDS encoding DUF3576 domain-containing protein, protein MIRTKTLQATLAGAICLSLAACGGNKDRSQDGTLLGKDRLAVDEIGAQSNPSSIWDVFRGQPDQNVQVNRYLWAASLDVLNFLPVQSVDPFTGVIITGYGTPPGGGRTYRATVHIKDPALDARSLNVALQSKGGPVSASTSRAVEDAILSRARQLRIADKKL, encoded by the coding sequence ATGATCAGAACAAAGACTCTGCAGGCAACTTTGGCCGGCGCAATATGCCTCAGTCTTGCTGCATGCGGCGGCAACAAGGACCGCAGCCAGGATGGCACCCTGCTGGGCAAGGACCGGTTGGCGGTTGATGAAATCGGGGCACAAAGCAATCCATCCTCTATCTGGGATGTGTTCCGCGGCCAGCCGGACCAGAACGTGCAGGTCAACCGCTACCTGTGGGCGGCCAGCCTGGACGTGCTGAACTTCCTGCCGGTGCAATCGGTTGATCCCTTCACCGGTGTTATCATCACGGGCTATGGCACCCCGCCTGGCGGCGGCCGCACCTACCGGGCCACCGTTCACATAAAGGATCCGGCCCTGGACGCGCGTTCCTTGAACGTTGCGCTGCAATCCAAGGGCGGCCCCGTCAGCGCCAGCACGTCCCGCGCAGTTGAGGACGCGATTCTTTCCCGCGCACGGCAGCTGCGGATCGCGGATAAAAAACTCTGA
- a CDS encoding response regulator transcription factor: MAQLKKILLVDDDEDLREALSEQLVMTEDFDVFEAENGQGAMERAKEALYDLIILDVGLPDTDGRELCRLLRKQGVKAPVLMLTGHDSDADTILGLDAGANDYVSKPFKFPVLLARIRAQLRQHEQSEDAVFALGPYTFKPSMKLLIAEDERKIRLTEKETNILKFLYRSSDGVVPRDVLLHEVWGYNAGVTTHTLETHIYRLRQKIEPDPSNARLLVTESGGYRLVA, encoded by the coding sequence ATGGCGCAACTGAAAAAAATTCTGCTGGTTGATGATGATGAAGACCTGCGAGAGGCCTTGAGCGAGCAGCTGGTGATGACCGAGGACTTCGATGTATTCGAGGCAGAGAACGGTCAAGGCGCGATGGAGCGCGCCAAGGAGGCCCTCTATGATCTGATTATTCTGGACGTGGGCTTGCCGGATACGGACGGGCGCGAACTGTGCCGCCTGCTGCGCAAGCAGGGAGTGAAGGCTCCAGTCTTGATGCTGACAGGCCACGACAGCGATGCCGACACTATTCTGGGTCTGGATGCCGGCGCCAATGACTATGTCTCTAAACCCTTCAAGTTCCCGGTGCTGCTGGCCCGGATTCGGGCGCAGCTGCGTCAGCATGAACAATCCGAGGATGCGGTATTTGCGCTTGGCCCTTATACCTTTAAACCGTCGATGAAGCTTTTGATCGCGGAAGATGAACGTAAGATCCGGTTGACCGAGAAGGAAACCAACATCCTCAAGTTTCTCTATCGCTCCAGCGATGGTGTGGTGCCGCGGGATGTTCTGCTGCATGAGGTGTGGGGATACAATGCAGGCGTGACCACGCATACGCTGGAAACCCATATTTACCGGCTGCGGCAGAAAATTGAGCCCGATCCGTCGAATGCACGCCTGTTGGTGACGGAATCCGGCGGTTACCGGCTGGTCGCGTGA
- a CDS encoding DUF6653 family protein has product MDDAAWARHANPWSVVSRMTVLPLMTLAVWSRVWLGWAAVLPIALVLVWTWWNPRAFGLPASTGTWASRGTFGERVLLNRAQVPIPRHHLGWAKGLVWASGIGAIPWIYGLWILDPGFILGGLTLMIGGKLWFVDRMVWLYQDMQDRHPEYARWLL; this is encoded by the coding sequence ATGGATGACGCCGCTTGGGCGCGGCACGCCAACCCATGGAGCGTCGTGAGCCGGATGACGGTTCTGCCGCTGATGACACTCGCCGTATGGTCGCGGGTGTGGCTGGGCTGGGCTGCGGTCCTGCCCATTGCGCTGGTGCTGGTGTGGACCTGGTGGAACCCGCGCGCCTTTGGGCTGCCTGCCAGCACCGGCACCTGGGCGTCCCGCGGCACATTTGGTGAGCGGGTGCTCCTGAACCGGGCGCAGGTTCCCATACCGCGCCATCACCTGGGCTGGGCAAAGGGTTTGGTTTGGGCGTCGGGCATTGGAGCGATCCCCTGGATCTACGGTCTTTGGATCCTGGATCCTGGTTTCATCCTTGGCGGTCTGACGCTGATGATTGGCGGCAAGCTGTGGTTTGTGGACCGGATGGTCTGGCTCTACCAGGACATGCAGGACAGGCACCCCGAATACGCCCGCTGGCTGCTTTGA
- the ribA gene encoding GTP cyclohydrolase II has protein sequence MSLMPTIIELLARARVDLRMGLPVVLSDGKSAALAIAVESLTETRLADMRALGAPTLALTARRAETLKARVYDADTARIIVPGTEGLKWIQSLADPADDLNTPMKGPFSSQRGGSADLHRLAIALVKSARLLPAAALVPISDPSGFAAAHGLTSISRAAAEPLLSQSSPLHPVAAARLPMNAAEAGRLHIFRPEDGAEEHYAVEIGRPDRSKPVLARLHSACFTGDVLGSLKCDCGPQLQGALAQMGAEGAGVLLYLNQEGRGIGLANKMRAYSLQDQGFDTVEANHRLGFEDDERDFRLGASILQELGFSQVRLLTNNPNKIAMMQKTGVHVAERVALKVGENAHNQHYLATKARKSGHML, from the coding sequence ATGAGCCTGATGCCCACTATAATCGAACTGCTGGCCCGTGCCCGGGTCGATCTGCGCATGGGCCTGCCGGTGGTATTGAGTGATGGAAAGAGTGCCGCGCTGGCAATTGCCGTGGAATCGCTGACAGAAACACGTCTGGCAGACATGCGTGCCTTGGGCGCTCCGACATTGGCCTTGACGGCCCGGCGGGCGGAAACCCTGAAGGCCCGGGTGTATGACGCGGACACCGCCCGCATTATTGTTCCCGGTACTGAGGGGCTGAAGTGGATCCAGTCGCTGGCCGACCCGGCGGATGATCTGAACACACCGATGAAGGGTCCATTTTCCAGCCAGCGCGGTGGCAGCGCAGACCTGCACCGGCTGGCAATTGCACTGGTGAAATCCGCGCGCCTGCTGCCAGCTGCTGCTCTTGTGCCTATCAGCGATCCGTCCGGGTTTGCCGCGGCACACGGCCTTACCAGCATTTCTCGTGCAGCTGCAGAACCGCTGCTGAGCCAAAGCTCCCCTCTGCACCCGGTCGCAGCTGCCCGCCTGCCAATGAATGCCGCCGAAGCCGGCAGGCTTCACATCTTCCGCCCTGAGGATGGCGCCGAGGAGCATTATGCTGTGGAAATCGGCCGCCCCGACAGATCCAAACCGGTTCTGGCCCGGCTGCATTCGGCCTGCTTCACCGGCGACGTGCTGGGCTCGCTGAAATGCGATTGCGGCCCGCAGCTGCAGGGCGCACTGGCACAGATGGGCGCGGAAGGTGCTGGTGTCCTTCTGTACCTGAATCAGGAGGGCCGCGGGATCGGCCTTGCCAACAAAATGCGGGCCTATTCACTGCAGGACCAGGGCTTTGATACGGTGGAGGCCAATCACCGTCTGGGGTTTGAGGATGACGAGCGCGACTTCCGCCTAGGCGCCTCTATTTTGCAAGAATTGGGTTTCTCCCAAGTGCGGCTGCTGACCAACAACCCGAACAAGATTGCGATGATGCAAAAGACCGGCGTGCATGTGGCGGAACGGGTGGCGCTGAAAGTGGGTGAAAATGCCCACAACCAGCATTACCTGGCGACCAAGGCCCGGAAATCCGGGCATATGCTGTGA
- a CDS encoding LON peptidase substrate-binding domain-containing protein, with product MIQPADLPDTIAVFPLPGALLLPRSRLPLHIFEPRYLQMLEDTLKTRQRLIGMVQPCPGPHGTGEELHAIGCAGRVTQFSETEDGRYLVTLSGVSRFRITREANGFTPYQRCDVSWTGFDRDLGRSEADDTLDRPSFLDLLERFFSARSLSTDWEALKDADDELLINSLAMLLEFDTEEKQALLEAPCLATRRETLVTLIEFALRGGTQEETLQ from the coding sequence ATGATCCAGCCTGCTGATCTGCCGGACACGATTGCCGTGTTCCCATTGCCCGGGGCGCTTTTGCTGCCCCGGTCGCGTTTGCCGTTGCACATTTTCGAGCCGCGCTACCTGCAGATGCTCGAAGATACGCTTAAGACGCGGCAGCGTCTGATAGGCATGGTGCAGCCCTGCCCGGGTCCGCACGGAACCGGGGAGGAGCTGCACGCGATTGGTTGCGCCGGGCGCGTCACACAGTTTTCCGAAACAGAAGACGGCAGATACCTGGTCACGCTTTCAGGCGTGTCCCGGTTCCGTATTACCCGCGAAGCCAATGGATTTACCCCCTATCAGCGTTGTGATGTCAGCTGGACGGGATTTGACCGGGACCTTGGCCGCTCCGAGGCGGATGATACCCTTGACCGGCCGTCGTTCCTGGATCTGCTTGAGCGGTTCTTTTCCGCCCGGAGCCTGTCAACCGATTGGGAAGCCCTGAAAGACGCGGATGACGAGCTGCTGATCAATTCCCTTGCCATGCTCTTGGAATTCGACACTGAAGAGAAACAGGCCTTGCTCGAAGCGCCCTGCCTTGCCACAAGGCGGGAAACGCTTGTCACTTTGATTGAATTCGCCCTGCGCGGCGGCACTCAGGAGGAAACCCTGCAATGA
- a CDS encoding tetratricopeptide repeat protein: protein MTEILGSTAPAGDLIKDVTEATFMQDVVEASMQAPVIVDFWAPWCGPCKTLGPMLEAAVTKAKGAATMAKINVDENQRLAQALAQQGLPLQSIPTVVAFVEGRPVDMFQGALPASEIEAFVNKAIEAGGGSADGGLGEALEAAELMLTEGAVADAAQTFAAILGEDDKNAAAYGGLARAHIALGDLDQAEAVLNGAPAEIADAAEIEAAHAQIALARQAENAGPVGELRAAVDASPEDLQARFDLAQALHAAGDAEAAVDELLELFRRDREWNEGAAKVQLFTIFDALKPNDPVVLNGRRKLSSMIFA from the coding sequence ATGACCGAAATTCTTGGCAGCACCGCACCGGCGGGTGATCTGATCAAAGACGTGACCGAAGCCACTTTCATGCAGGACGTTGTCGAAGCGTCGATGCAGGCGCCGGTGATCGTGGACTTCTGGGCGCCTTGGTGCGGCCCGTGCAAAACCTTGGGCCCGATGCTGGAGGCGGCTGTCACCAAGGCCAAGGGCGCCGCCACCATGGCCAAGATCAACGTCGATGAAAACCAGCGCCTGGCGCAGGCACTGGCGCAGCAGGGGCTGCCGCTGCAGTCGATCCCCACTGTGGTCGCCTTTGTTGAGGGACGTCCGGTGGACATGTTCCAGGGTGCACTGCCGGCATCCGAGATCGAAGCCTTTGTGAACAAGGCCATCGAGGCAGGGGGCGGGTCAGCCGACGGCGGTCTGGGCGAGGCGCTGGAGGCAGCCGAACTGATGCTGACTGAGGGTGCCGTGGCGGATGCAGCGCAGACTTTTGCTGCCATCCTGGGCGAAGATGACAAGAACGCCGCGGCTTATGGCGGATTGGCACGCGCGCATATTGCGCTTGGCGATCTGGATCAGGCGGAGGCCGTTTTGAATGGCGCACCCGCCGAGATTGCGGATGCAGCTGAGATAGAAGCCGCGCATGCGCAGATCGCCCTGGCGCGGCAGGCCGAGAATGCTGGCCCGGTGGGGGAATTGCGGGCTGCGGTGGACGCCAGTCCGGAGGACCTGCAGGCACGTTTCGACCTGGCGCAGGCGCTGCATGCGGCTGGAGATGCAGAAGCCGCAGTAGACGAATTGCTGGAGCTTTTCCGCCGTGACCGCGAGTGGAACGAGGGTGCTGCCAAGGTACAGCTGTTCACCATCTTTGATGCGCTGAAACCCAACGACCCGGTGGTTCTCAACGGGCGCCGGAAACTTAGCTCAATGATATTTGCCTAA
- a CDS encoding porin, translating to MKKVLFATTALIATAGMAAAEVKISGYGRFGLDYNEANKTVVGRSETNITSRLRFTFDASTETDGGVTVGARARAQFENRDGTPGTGAFNGAQFHVAYGGLRVNVGNIWGAIDNMPGFYLETRSVGIGIDGAGFNSLVTNVAGNGFDWDTYTSAAAGRNGIEALYSAGGFSGHLSYSQANGGTVAGSANGTERTAVHVAYTFGDWTAALGYQDSNVATEDKLVFTVAGDLGQFGVRLAYGNNMDAVTVGGVAQDVDKITLAGNVELGAASTLVAFVSSEDNPAGTGVNGTDGTAFGINYSYDLGGGVSFEAGAVESSSDFTTVQAGLYFSF from the coding sequence ATGAAAAAGGTTCTCTTCGCGACCACCGCGCTGATCGCCACCGCAGGCATGGCCGCGGCCGAAGTCAAAATCTCCGGCTATGGCCGTTTTGGTCTGGACTACAACGAAGCCAACAAAACCGTTGTTGGCCGTTCCGAGACCAACATCACCAGCCGTCTGCGCTTCACCTTCGACGCGTCGACCGAAACCGATGGCGGCGTGACCGTTGGCGCACGTGCTCGTGCCCAGTTCGAAAACCGTGATGGCACACCCGGCACCGGCGCGTTCAACGGCGCACAGTTCCACGTCGCATACGGCGGCCTGCGTGTGAACGTTGGCAACATCTGGGGCGCGATCGACAACATGCCGGGCTTCTACCTGGAAACCCGTTCGGTTGGTATCGGCATCGACGGCGCCGGCTTTAACTCGCTGGTGACCAACGTTGCGGGCAACGGCTTTGACTGGGACACCTACACCTCCGCAGCAGCCGGCCGTAACGGCATCGAAGCTCTGTACTCCGCTGGCGGTTTCTCGGGTCACCTGTCCTACTCCCAGGCAAACGGCGGCACCGTTGCCGGTTCCGCAAACGGCACCGAGCGTACTGCTGTGCATGTTGCCTACACCTTCGGTGACTGGACTGCCGCTCTGGGCTACCAGGACTCCAACGTCGCAACCGAAGACAAACTGGTCTTCACCGTTGCAGGTGACCTGGGTCAGTTCGGTGTTCGCCTTGCATACGGCAACAACATGGACGCAGTGACTGTTGGCGGCGTTGCACAAGACGTCGACAAAATCACCCTGGCCGGCAACGTTGAGCTGGGCGCAGCCTCCACTCTGGTTGCCTTCGTGAGCAGCGAAGACAACCCGGCGGGCACCGGTGTTAACGGCACCGACGGCACCGCCTTCGGCATCAACTACTCCTACGATCTGGGCGGCGGCGTGTCGTTCGAAGCGGGTGCGGTTGAATCGTCCTCCGACTTCACCACTGTTCAGGCAGGTCTGTACTTCAGCTTCTAA
- a CDS encoding FAD-dependent monooxygenase: protein MKNASDILIVGGGLNGPALALALAQTGHSITVVDALTPDKLADEGFDGRGYALALASQRLLQQTGVWQHVGDNAQAMLEIKVTDGHAGHGPSPFFIHFDHAELEEGPMGYMVEDRFLRRAFLQAMEDAPGITLVSGRTVVAQAPDQSGVTVTLDDGGELRGQVLVGSDGRRSGTAQRAGIKRTGWDYGQTALVCAIDHEKPHHGIAHQFFMPPGPLAILPLPGNRSSIVWSERTETAKAIHALSDAEYIQALRPRFGDFLGEISLAGKRFTYPLNLTIANSFIGDRMALVGDAAHGMHPIAGQGLNAGLRDVGALAEVITEASRRGEDIGSSLVMERYQQWRRFDTASLAAATDIFNRLFSNDNPLLRLGRDIGMGLAGAVPGLRRNFVREAAGLTGDLPKLLTGQAI from the coding sequence ATGAAAAATGCCTCTGATATCCTGATCGTGGGCGGCGGGCTGAACGGCCCCGCGCTGGCCCTGGCCCTCGCGCAGACCGGCCACAGCATCACTGTGGTCGACGCGCTGACCCCTGACAAGCTTGCTGATGAAGGCTTTGACGGACGCGGTTACGCGCTGGCGCTGGCCTCGCAGCGGCTGCTGCAGCAGACCGGCGTCTGGCAGCATGTCGGAGACAACGCGCAAGCAATGCTGGAGATCAAGGTGACAGACGGTCATGCGGGCCATGGTCCGTCACCGTTTTTCATCCATTTCGACCATGCCGAGCTGGAAGAAGGCCCGATGGGCTATATGGTTGAGGACCGTTTCCTGCGCCGGGCCTTTTTGCAGGCGATGGAGGACGCGCCGGGCATCACCCTGGTGTCCGGGCGCACCGTGGTTGCACAAGCACCGGACCAAAGCGGTGTCACTGTCACCCTGGACGATGGCGGCGAGCTGCGCGGTCAGGTTCTGGTCGGCTCGGACGGGCGCCGCAGCGGCACTGCGCAACGGGCGGGCATCAAGCGCACCGGCTGGGACTATGGCCAGACCGCCCTGGTCTGCGCCATTGACCACGAAAAACCACATCACGGCATCGCGCATCAGTTTTTCATGCCGCCCGGGCCGCTGGCGATCCTGCCGCTGCCGGGCAACCGCTCCTCCATCGTGTGGAGCGAGCGGACGGAGACCGCCAAGGCCATCCACGCGTTGAGTGACGCCGAGTACATTCAGGCGCTGCGGCCGCGCTTTGGGGATTTCCTCGGCGAGATTTCCCTGGCAGGCAAACGCTTTACTTACCCGCTGAACCTGACCATCGCCAACAGCTTTATCGGCGACCGCATGGCGCTGGTGGGGGATGCGGCGCATGGGATGCACCCGATTGCAGGTCAAGGGCTGAATGCAGGCCTGCGCGATGTCGGCGCTCTGGCGGAAGTCATCACCGAAGCCTCACGGCGGGGCGAAGATATCGGTTCATCCCTGGTGATGGAGCGCTACCAGCAATGGCGCCGCTTCGACACTGCCTCGCTGGCTGCAGCCACGGATATTTTCAACCGGCTTTTTTCCAATGATAACCCGCTGCTGCGTCTGGGGCGGGACATCGGAATGGGATTGGCAGGAGCGGTCCCCGGCCTGCGCCGCAATTTCGTGCGTGAGGCAGCAGGCCTGACCGGAGACTTACCCAAGCTTTTAACAGGGCAAGCTATCTAA